From a region of the Asterias amurensis chromosome 2, ASM3211899v1 genome:
- the LOC139954582 gene encoding orphan steroid hormone receptor 2-like isoform X3 encodes MDSMQVSQEVEEEPVMEVVEHQIIQEEVAEEIPQENQLQEVMYMEQVPQSSGQEVHHVIEQITNEQVSQPNQIHEVQDVQQVSQQFVQHIVQQMPPGTVHQVVKMPGHMVSSGQPINQVPGQQVHIDTYKVQQVQINQHTVEQLVRVDHQATIDEMAMKTMGVDRKPAQRPIEPCMVCGDNASGRHYGAISCEGCKGFFKRSIRKSLGYSCRGNKDCPINKHHRNRCQFCRLQKCLLVGMKSELVQCERTPLKARGEKSPGNCAASTEKIYIRKDIRSPLTATPTFITAQDRSPTYPMQKTKLFEEGLLLNVQNPAVVSQASTDTTTDLSTLASVVTSLANMNKAGEAGQAGDAQTMVPNGETSVQSGVNQTPNQISKAFDTLAKALAPGVEGGDGSSALEISLSDQANGGNNQGGTGEQQFIKIEGNMLNESHMQFKLTTPSPMPQFLNVHYICESASRLLFLSMHWARNIQAFQLLGPESNVTMVQKCWSELFTLGLAQCSQTMALSTILTAIVNHLQTSLQQDKLSADRVKAVMEHIWKLQEFVSVTTKLQMDSSEFAYLKAAVLFSPDHPGLTNPRQIEKFQEKAVSELRAYETKTYPNDPDRFGKLLLRLPALRLLNPGIMEELFFAGLIGNVQIDSIIPYILRMETTDYNAQITIATSAGQ; translated from the exons GTCCCACAGAGCAGCGGGCAAGAGGTGCATCATGTTATCGAGCAAATAACAAATGAACAG GTCTCCCAGCCGAATCAAATACATGAAGTCCAGGACGTTCAGCAG GTGTCGCAACAGTTTGTTCAACACATCGTGCAGCAGATGCCGCCTGGTACCGTCCATCAAGTGGTCAAAATGCCAGGTCACATGGTGAGTTCTGGTCAGCCTATCAACCAAGTACCCGGTCAACAGGTTCACATTGACACATATAAG GTTCAGCAGGTTCAAATTAACCAGCACACAGTGGAGCAGTTGGTCCGCGTTGACCATCAAGCTACTATTGATGAGATGGCAATGAAGACAATGGGTGTGGATCGTAAGCCAGCACAGCGCCCCATTGAACCATGTATGGTATGTGGAGACAATGCATCAG GTCGGCATTACGGGGCCATCAGCTGTGAGGGCTGTAAGGGTTTCTTCAAGCGCAGCATCAGGAAAAGCTTGGGCTACAGTTGCCGCGGCAACAAGGACTGCCCAATCAACAAACACCATCGCAACCGGTGCCAGTTTTGCCGGCTTCAGAAATGCCTGCTTGTTGGAATGAAATCGGAAT TAGTGCAGTGTGAACGTACACCTCTCAAAGCTCGCGGAGAGAAGTCGCCCGGCAACTGTGCGGCCTCGACGGAGAAGATCTACATCCGCAAGGACATCAGGAGTCCTCTCACAGCGACACCGACGTTCATTACAG CTCAAGACAGAAGTCCAACCTACCCAATGCAGAAGACAAAACTGTTTGAGGAGGGTCTCCTTCTGAATGTACAGAACCCTGCTGTGGTTTCTCAAGCCTCCACAGACACCACCACAGACCTTAGTACCTTGGCCAGCGTGGTCACGTCACTGGCTAATATGAATAAAGCCGGTGAAGCGGGACAAGCAGGCGATGCACAGACG ATGGTACCGAATGGAGAAACATCAGTGCAGTCGGGCGTCAATCAGACTCCGAACCAGATCTCTAAAGCCTTTGATACTCTTGCCAAAGCTCTAGCGCCAGGAGTGGAAGGGGGCGATGGTAGCTCTGCTCTTGAAATCAG TTTGTCGGACCAGGCCAATGGCGGTAACAACCAAGGCGGCACTGGAGAACAACAGTTCATCAAGATCGAGGGGAACATGTTAAATGAATCCCATATGCAGTTCAAGTTGACCACACCGTCCCCCATGCCTCAGTTCCTCAACGTGCACTACATCTGTGAATCAGCCTCAAGGCTGCTTTTCCTGTCCATGCACTGGGCTAGAAATATCCAGGCATTTCAGCTCTTAGG TCCGGAATCCAACGTAACGATGGTCCAGAAGTGCTGGAGTGAGCTGTTCACCCTCGGCCTGGCCCAGTGCTCGCAGACGATGGCGCTCTCAACGATCCTGACGGCGATCGTCAACCACCTTCAGACGAGTCTGCAGCAAG ACAAGCTCTCAGCAGACAGGGTCAAGGCTGTCATGGAACACATTTGGAAGCTGCAGGAGTTTGTCTCGGTAACGACCAAGCTACAGATGGACTCATCGGAGTTTGCTTACCTCAAGGCTGCAGTCCTCTTCAGTCCAG ATCACCCGGGGCTCACCAACCCTCGGCAAATTGAGAAATTCCAGGAAAAAGCGGTGAGCGAGTTGAGGGCGTATGAGACCAAGACGTACCCCAATGACCCAGACCGCTTTGGGAAGCTCCTCCTACGTCTGCCAGCATTGCGTCTCCTCAACCCGGGAATCATGGAGGAGCTGTTCTTCGCTGGTCTCATCGGCAACGTCCAGATTGATAGCATCATCCCGTATATCTTACGGATGGAGACGACGGATTATAACGCGCAGATCACGATAGCCACCAGTGCTGGACAGTAG
- the LOC139954582 gene encoding orphan steroid hormone receptor 2-like isoform X5 — translation MDSMQVSQEVEEEPVMEVVEHQIIQEEVAEEIPQENQLQEVMYMEQVPQSSGQEVHHVIEQITNEQVSQPNQIHEVQDVQQVSQQFVQHIVQQMPPGTVHQVVKMPGHMVQQVQINQHTVEQLVRVDHQATIDEMAMKTMGVDRKPAQRPIEPCMVCGDNASGRHYGAISCEGCKGFFKRSIRKSLGYSCRGNKDCPINKHHRNRCQFCRLQKCLLVGMKSELVQCERTPLKARGEKSPGNCAASTEKIYIRKDIRSPLTATPTFITAQDRSPTYPMQKTKLFEEGLLLNVQNPAVVSQASTDTTTDLSTLASVVTSLANMNKAGEAGQAGDAQTMVPNGETSVQSGVNQTPNQISKAFDTLAKALAPGVEGGDGSSALEISLSDQANGGNNQGGTGEQQFIKIEGNMLNESHMQFKLTTPSPMPQFLNVHYICESASRLLFLSMHWARNIQAFQLLGPESNVTMVQKCWSELFTLGLAQCSQTMALSTILTAIVNHLQTSLQQGTAANLCAVPLEQDKLSADRVKAVMEHIWKLQEFVSVTTKLQMDSSEFAYLKAAVLFSPDHPGLTNPRQIEKFQEKAVSELRAYETKTYPNDPDRFGKLLLRLPALRLLNPGIMEELFFAGLIGNVQIDSIIPYILRMETTDYNAQITIATSAGQ, via the exons GTCCCACAGAGCAGCGGGCAAGAGGTGCATCATGTTATCGAGCAAATAACAAATGAACAG GTCTCCCAGCCGAATCAAATACATGAAGTCCAGGACGTTCAGCAG GTGTCGCAACAGTTTGTTCAACACATCGTGCAGCAGATGCCGCCTGGTACCGTCCATCAAGTGGTCAAAATGCCAGGTCACATG GTTCAGCAGGTTCAAATTAACCAGCACACAGTGGAGCAGTTGGTCCGCGTTGACCATCAAGCTACTATTGATGAGATGGCAATGAAGACAATGGGTGTGGATCGTAAGCCAGCACAGCGCCCCATTGAACCATGTATGGTATGTGGAGACAATGCATCAG GTCGGCATTACGGGGCCATCAGCTGTGAGGGCTGTAAGGGTTTCTTCAAGCGCAGCATCAGGAAAAGCTTGGGCTACAGTTGCCGCGGCAACAAGGACTGCCCAATCAACAAACACCATCGCAACCGGTGCCAGTTTTGCCGGCTTCAGAAATGCCTGCTTGTTGGAATGAAATCGGAAT TAGTGCAGTGTGAACGTACACCTCTCAAAGCTCGCGGAGAGAAGTCGCCCGGCAACTGTGCGGCCTCGACGGAGAAGATCTACATCCGCAAGGACATCAGGAGTCCTCTCACAGCGACACCGACGTTCATTACAG CTCAAGACAGAAGTCCAACCTACCCAATGCAGAAGACAAAACTGTTTGAGGAGGGTCTCCTTCTGAATGTACAGAACCCTGCTGTGGTTTCTCAAGCCTCCACAGACACCACCACAGACCTTAGTACCTTGGCCAGCGTGGTCACGTCACTGGCTAATATGAATAAAGCCGGTGAAGCGGGACAAGCAGGCGATGCACAGACG ATGGTACCGAATGGAGAAACATCAGTGCAGTCGGGCGTCAATCAGACTCCGAACCAGATCTCTAAAGCCTTTGATACTCTTGCCAAAGCTCTAGCGCCAGGAGTGGAAGGGGGCGATGGTAGCTCTGCTCTTGAAATCAG TTTGTCGGACCAGGCCAATGGCGGTAACAACCAAGGCGGCACTGGAGAACAACAGTTCATCAAGATCGAGGGGAACATGTTAAATGAATCCCATATGCAGTTCAAGTTGACCACACCGTCCCCCATGCCTCAGTTCCTCAACGTGCACTACATCTGTGAATCAGCCTCAAGGCTGCTTTTCCTGTCCATGCACTGGGCTAGAAATATCCAGGCATTTCAGCTCTTAGG TCCGGAATCCAACGTAACGATGGTCCAGAAGTGCTGGAGTGAGCTGTTCACCCTCGGCCTGGCCCAGTGCTCGCAGACGATGGCGCTCTCAACGATCCTGACGGCGATCGTCAACCACCTTCAGACGAGTCTGCAGCAAGGTACCGCAGCCAATTTGTGTGCTGTGCCCCTTGAGCAAG ACAAGCTCTCAGCAGACAGGGTCAAGGCTGTCATGGAACACATTTGGAAGCTGCAGGAGTTTGTCTCGGTAACGACCAAGCTACAGATGGACTCATCGGAGTTTGCTTACCTCAAGGCTGCAGTCCTCTTCAGTCCAG ATCACCCGGGGCTCACCAACCCTCGGCAAATTGAGAAATTCCAGGAAAAAGCGGTGAGCGAGTTGAGGGCGTATGAGACCAAGACGTACCCCAATGACCCAGACCGCTTTGGGAAGCTCCTCCTACGTCTGCCAGCATTGCGTCTCCTCAACCCGGGAATCATGGAGGAGCTGTTCTTCGCTGGTCTCATCGGCAACGTCCAGATTGATAGCATCATCCCGTATATCTTACGGATGGAGACGACGGATTATAACGCGCAGATCACGATAGCCACCAGTGCTGGACAGTAG
- the LOC139954582 gene encoding orphan steroid hormone receptor 2-like isoform X1, with protein sequence MDSMQVSQEVEEEPVMEVVEHQIIQEEVAEEIPQENQLQEVMYMEQVPQSSGQEVHHVIEQITNEQVSQPNQIHEVQDVQQVSQQFVQHIVQQMPPGTVHQVVKMPGHMVSSGQPINQVPGQQVHIDTYKVQQVQINQHTVEQLVRVDHQATIDEMAMKTMGVDRKPAQRPIEPCMVCGDNASGRHYGAISCEGCKGFFKRSIRKSLGYSCRGNKDCPINKHHRNRCQFCRLQKCLLVGMKSELVQCERTPLKARGEKSPGNCAASTEKIYIRKDIRSPLTATPTFITAQDRSPTYPMQKTKLFEEGLLLNVQNPAVVSQASTDTTTDLSTLASVVTSLANMNKAGEAGQAGDAQTMVPNGETSVQSGVNQTPNQISKAFDTLAKALAPGVEGGDGSSALEISLSDQANGGNNQGGTGEQQFIKIEGNMLNESHMQFKLTTPSPMPQFLNVHYICESASRLLFLSMHWARNIQAFQLLGPESNVTMVQKCWSELFTLGLAQCSQTMALSTILTAIVNHLQTSLQQGTAANLCAVPLEQDKLSADRVKAVMEHIWKLQEFVSVTTKLQMDSSEFAYLKAAVLFSPDHPGLTNPRQIEKFQEKAVSELRAYETKTYPNDPDRFGKLLLRLPALRLLNPGIMEELFFAGLIGNVQIDSIIPYILRMETTDYNAQITIATSAGQ encoded by the exons GTCCCACAGAGCAGCGGGCAAGAGGTGCATCATGTTATCGAGCAAATAACAAATGAACAG GTCTCCCAGCCGAATCAAATACATGAAGTCCAGGACGTTCAGCAG GTGTCGCAACAGTTTGTTCAACACATCGTGCAGCAGATGCCGCCTGGTACCGTCCATCAAGTGGTCAAAATGCCAGGTCACATGGTGAGTTCTGGTCAGCCTATCAACCAAGTACCCGGTCAACAGGTTCACATTGACACATATAAG GTTCAGCAGGTTCAAATTAACCAGCACACAGTGGAGCAGTTGGTCCGCGTTGACCATCAAGCTACTATTGATGAGATGGCAATGAAGACAATGGGTGTGGATCGTAAGCCAGCACAGCGCCCCATTGAACCATGTATGGTATGTGGAGACAATGCATCAG GTCGGCATTACGGGGCCATCAGCTGTGAGGGCTGTAAGGGTTTCTTCAAGCGCAGCATCAGGAAAAGCTTGGGCTACAGTTGCCGCGGCAACAAGGACTGCCCAATCAACAAACACCATCGCAACCGGTGCCAGTTTTGCCGGCTTCAGAAATGCCTGCTTGTTGGAATGAAATCGGAAT TAGTGCAGTGTGAACGTACACCTCTCAAAGCTCGCGGAGAGAAGTCGCCCGGCAACTGTGCGGCCTCGACGGAGAAGATCTACATCCGCAAGGACATCAGGAGTCCTCTCACAGCGACACCGACGTTCATTACAG CTCAAGACAGAAGTCCAACCTACCCAATGCAGAAGACAAAACTGTTTGAGGAGGGTCTCCTTCTGAATGTACAGAACCCTGCTGTGGTTTCTCAAGCCTCCACAGACACCACCACAGACCTTAGTACCTTGGCCAGCGTGGTCACGTCACTGGCTAATATGAATAAAGCCGGTGAAGCGGGACAAGCAGGCGATGCACAGACG ATGGTACCGAATGGAGAAACATCAGTGCAGTCGGGCGTCAATCAGACTCCGAACCAGATCTCTAAAGCCTTTGATACTCTTGCCAAAGCTCTAGCGCCAGGAGTGGAAGGGGGCGATGGTAGCTCTGCTCTTGAAATCAG TTTGTCGGACCAGGCCAATGGCGGTAACAACCAAGGCGGCACTGGAGAACAACAGTTCATCAAGATCGAGGGGAACATGTTAAATGAATCCCATATGCAGTTCAAGTTGACCACACCGTCCCCCATGCCTCAGTTCCTCAACGTGCACTACATCTGTGAATCAGCCTCAAGGCTGCTTTTCCTGTCCATGCACTGGGCTAGAAATATCCAGGCATTTCAGCTCTTAGG TCCGGAATCCAACGTAACGATGGTCCAGAAGTGCTGGAGTGAGCTGTTCACCCTCGGCCTGGCCCAGTGCTCGCAGACGATGGCGCTCTCAACGATCCTGACGGCGATCGTCAACCACCTTCAGACGAGTCTGCAGCAAGGTACCGCAGCCAATTTGTGTGCTGTGCCCCTTGAGCAAG ACAAGCTCTCAGCAGACAGGGTCAAGGCTGTCATGGAACACATTTGGAAGCTGCAGGAGTTTGTCTCGGTAACGACCAAGCTACAGATGGACTCATCGGAGTTTGCTTACCTCAAGGCTGCAGTCCTCTTCAGTCCAG ATCACCCGGGGCTCACCAACCCTCGGCAAATTGAGAAATTCCAGGAAAAAGCGGTGAGCGAGTTGAGGGCGTATGAGACCAAGACGTACCCCAATGACCCAGACCGCTTTGGGAAGCTCCTCCTACGTCTGCCAGCATTGCGTCTCCTCAACCCGGGAATCATGGAGGAGCTGTTCTTCGCTGGTCTCATCGGCAACGTCCAGATTGATAGCATCATCCCGTATATCTTACGGATGGAGACGACGGATTATAACGCGCAGATCACGATAGCCACCAGTGCTGGACAGTAG
- the LOC139954582 gene encoding orphan steroid hormone receptor 2-like isoform X2: MDSMQVSQEVEEEPVMEVVEHQIIQEEVAEEIPQENQLQEVMYMEQVPQSSGQEVHHVIEQITNEQVSQPNQIHEVQDVQQVSQQFVQHIVQQMPPGTVHQVVKMPGHMVSSGQPINQVPGQQVHIDTYKVQQVQINQHTVEQLVRVDHQATIDEMAMKTMGVDRKPAQRPIEPCMVCGDNASGRHYGAISCEGCKGFFKRSIRKSLGYSCRGNKDCPINKHHRNRCQFCRLQKCLLVGMKSELQCERTPLKARGEKSPGNCAASTEKIYIRKDIRSPLTATPTFITAQDRSPTYPMQKTKLFEEGLLLNVQNPAVVSQASTDTTTDLSTLASVVTSLANMNKAGEAGQAGDAQTMVPNGETSVQSGVNQTPNQISKAFDTLAKALAPGVEGGDGSSALEISLSDQANGGNNQGGTGEQQFIKIEGNMLNESHMQFKLTTPSPMPQFLNVHYICESASRLLFLSMHWARNIQAFQLLGPESNVTMVQKCWSELFTLGLAQCSQTMALSTILTAIVNHLQTSLQQGTAANLCAVPLEQDKLSADRVKAVMEHIWKLQEFVSVTTKLQMDSSEFAYLKAAVLFSPDHPGLTNPRQIEKFQEKAVSELRAYETKTYPNDPDRFGKLLLRLPALRLLNPGIMEELFFAGLIGNVQIDSIIPYILRMETTDYNAQITIATSAGQ, from the exons GTCCCACAGAGCAGCGGGCAAGAGGTGCATCATGTTATCGAGCAAATAACAAATGAACAG GTCTCCCAGCCGAATCAAATACATGAAGTCCAGGACGTTCAGCAG GTGTCGCAACAGTTTGTTCAACACATCGTGCAGCAGATGCCGCCTGGTACCGTCCATCAAGTGGTCAAAATGCCAGGTCACATGGTGAGTTCTGGTCAGCCTATCAACCAAGTACCCGGTCAACAGGTTCACATTGACACATATAAG GTTCAGCAGGTTCAAATTAACCAGCACACAGTGGAGCAGTTGGTCCGCGTTGACCATCAAGCTACTATTGATGAGATGGCAATGAAGACAATGGGTGTGGATCGTAAGCCAGCACAGCGCCCCATTGAACCATGTATGGTATGTGGAGACAATGCATCAG GTCGGCATTACGGGGCCATCAGCTGTGAGGGCTGTAAGGGTTTCTTCAAGCGCAGCATCAGGAAAAGCTTGGGCTACAGTTGCCGCGGCAACAAGGACTGCCCAATCAACAAACACCATCGCAACCGGTGCCAGTTTTGCCGGCTTCAGAAATGCCTGCTTGTTGGAATGAAATCGGAAT TGCAGTGTGAACGTACACCTCTCAAAGCTCGCGGAGAGAAGTCGCCCGGCAACTGTGCGGCCTCGACGGAGAAGATCTACATCCGCAAGGACATCAGGAGTCCTCTCACAGCGACACCGACGTTCATTACAG CTCAAGACAGAAGTCCAACCTACCCAATGCAGAAGACAAAACTGTTTGAGGAGGGTCTCCTTCTGAATGTACAGAACCCTGCTGTGGTTTCTCAAGCCTCCACAGACACCACCACAGACCTTAGTACCTTGGCCAGCGTGGTCACGTCACTGGCTAATATGAATAAAGCCGGTGAAGCGGGACAAGCAGGCGATGCACAGACG ATGGTACCGAATGGAGAAACATCAGTGCAGTCGGGCGTCAATCAGACTCCGAACCAGATCTCTAAAGCCTTTGATACTCTTGCCAAAGCTCTAGCGCCAGGAGTGGAAGGGGGCGATGGTAGCTCTGCTCTTGAAATCAG TTTGTCGGACCAGGCCAATGGCGGTAACAACCAAGGCGGCACTGGAGAACAACAGTTCATCAAGATCGAGGGGAACATGTTAAATGAATCCCATATGCAGTTCAAGTTGACCACACCGTCCCCCATGCCTCAGTTCCTCAACGTGCACTACATCTGTGAATCAGCCTCAAGGCTGCTTTTCCTGTCCATGCACTGGGCTAGAAATATCCAGGCATTTCAGCTCTTAGG TCCGGAATCCAACGTAACGATGGTCCAGAAGTGCTGGAGTGAGCTGTTCACCCTCGGCCTGGCCCAGTGCTCGCAGACGATGGCGCTCTCAACGATCCTGACGGCGATCGTCAACCACCTTCAGACGAGTCTGCAGCAAGGTACCGCAGCCAATTTGTGTGCTGTGCCCCTTGAGCAAG ACAAGCTCTCAGCAGACAGGGTCAAGGCTGTCATGGAACACATTTGGAAGCTGCAGGAGTTTGTCTCGGTAACGACCAAGCTACAGATGGACTCATCGGAGTTTGCTTACCTCAAGGCTGCAGTCCTCTTCAGTCCAG ATCACCCGGGGCTCACCAACCCTCGGCAAATTGAGAAATTCCAGGAAAAAGCGGTGAGCGAGTTGAGGGCGTATGAGACCAAGACGTACCCCAATGACCCAGACCGCTTTGGGAAGCTCCTCCTACGTCTGCCAGCATTGCGTCTCCTCAACCCGGGAATCATGGAGGAGCTGTTCTTCGCTGGTCTCATCGGCAACGTCCAGATTGATAGCATCATCCCGTATATCTTACGGATGGAGACGACGGATTATAACGCGCAGATCACGATAGCCACCAGTGCTGGACAGTAG
- the LOC139954582 gene encoding orphan steroid hormone receptor 2-like isoform X4, producing the protein MDSMQVSQEVEEEPVMEVVEHQIIQEEVAEEVPQSSGQEVHHVIEQITNEQVSQPNQIHEVQDVQQVSQQFVQHIVQQMPPGTVHQVVKMPGHMVSSGQPINQVPGQQVHIDTYKVQQVQINQHTVEQLVRVDHQATIDEMAMKTMGVDRKPAQRPIEPCMVCGDNASGRHYGAISCEGCKGFFKRSIRKSLGYSCRGNKDCPINKHHRNRCQFCRLQKCLLVGMKSELVQCERTPLKARGEKSPGNCAASTEKIYIRKDIRSPLTATPTFITAQDRSPTYPMQKTKLFEEGLLLNVQNPAVVSQASTDTTTDLSTLASVVTSLANMNKAGEAGQAGDAQTMVPNGETSVQSGVNQTPNQISKAFDTLAKALAPGVEGGDGSSALEISLSDQANGGNNQGGTGEQQFIKIEGNMLNESHMQFKLTTPSPMPQFLNVHYICESASRLLFLSMHWARNIQAFQLLGPESNVTMVQKCWSELFTLGLAQCSQTMALSTILTAIVNHLQTSLQQGTAANLCAVPLEQDKLSADRVKAVMEHIWKLQEFVSVTTKLQMDSSEFAYLKAAVLFSPDHPGLTNPRQIEKFQEKAVSELRAYETKTYPNDPDRFGKLLLRLPALRLLNPGIMEELFFAGLIGNVQIDSIIPYILRMETTDYNAQITIATSAGQ; encoded by the exons GTCCCACAGAGCAGCGGGCAAGAGGTGCATCATGTTATCGAGCAAATAACAAATGAACAG GTCTCCCAGCCGAATCAAATACATGAAGTCCAGGACGTTCAGCAG GTGTCGCAACAGTTTGTTCAACACATCGTGCAGCAGATGCCGCCTGGTACCGTCCATCAAGTGGTCAAAATGCCAGGTCACATGGTGAGTTCTGGTCAGCCTATCAACCAAGTACCCGGTCAACAGGTTCACATTGACACATATAAG GTTCAGCAGGTTCAAATTAACCAGCACACAGTGGAGCAGTTGGTCCGCGTTGACCATCAAGCTACTATTGATGAGATGGCAATGAAGACAATGGGTGTGGATCGTAAGCCAGCACAGCGCCCCATTGAACCATGTATGGTATGTGGAGACAATGCATCAG GTCGGCATTACGGGGCCATCAGCTGTGAGGGCTGTAAGGGTTTCTTCAAGCGCAGCATCAGGAAAAGCTTGGGCTACAGTTGCCGCGGCAACAAGGACTGCCCAATCAACAAACACCATCGCAACCGGTGCCAGTTTTGCCGGCTTCAGAAATGCCTGCTTGTTGGAATGAAATCGGAAT TAGTGCAGTGTGAACGTACACCTCTCAAAGCTCGCGGAGAGAAGTCGCCCGGCAACTGTGCGGCCTCGACGGAGAAGATCTACATCCGCAAGGACATCAGGAGTCCTCTCACAGCGACACCGACGTTCATTACAG CTCAAGACAGAAGTCCAACCTACCCAATGCAGAAGACAAAACTGTTTGAGGAGGGTCTCCTTCTGAATGTACAGAACCCTGCTGTGGTTTCTCAAGCCTCCACAGACACCACCACAGACCTTAGTACCTTGGCCAGCGTGGTCACGTCACTGGCTAATATGAATAAAGCCGGTGAAGCGGGACAAGCAGGCGATGCACAGACG ATGGTACCGAATGGAGAAACATCAGTGCAGTCGGGCGTCAATCAGACTCCGAACCAGATCTCTAAAGCCTTTGATACTCTTGCCAAAGCTCTAGCGCCAGGAGTGGAAGGGGGCGATGGTAGCTCTGCTCTTGAAATCAG TTTGTCGGACCAGGCCAATGGCGGTAACAACCAAGGCGGCACTGGAGAACAACAGTTCATCAAGATCGAGGGGAACATGTTAAATGAATCCCATATGCAGTTCAAGTTGACCACACCGTCCCCCATGCCTCAGTTCCTCAACGTGCACTACATCTGTGAATCAGCCTCAAGGCTGCTTTTCCTGTCCATGCACTGGGCTAGAAATATCCAGGCATTTCAGCTCTTAGG TCCGGAATCCAACGTAACGATGGTCCAGAAGTGCTGGAGTGAGCTGTTCACCCTCGGCCTGGCCCAGTGCTCGCAGACGATGGCGCTCTCAACGATCCTGACGGCGATCGTCAACCACCTTCAGACGAGTCTGCAGCAAGGTACCGCAGCCAATTTGTGTGCTGTGCCCCTTGAGCAAG ACAAGCTCTCAGCAGACAGGGTCAAGGCTGTCATGGAACACATTTGGAAGCTGCAGGAGTTTGTCTCGGTAACGACCAAGCTACAGATGGACTCATCGGAGTTTGCTTACCTCAAGGCTGCAGTCCTCTTCAGTCCAG ATCACCCGGGGCTCACCAACCCTCGGCAAATTGAGAAATTCCAGGAAAAAGCGGTGAGCGAGTTGAGGGCGTATGAGACCAAGACGTACCCCAATGACCCAGACCGCTTTGGGAAGCTCCTCCTACGTCTGCCAGCATTGCGTCTCCTCAACCCGGGAATCATGGAGGAGCTGTTCTTCGCTGGTCTCATCGGCAACGTCCAGATTGATAGCATCATCCCGTATATCTTACGGATGGAGACGACGGATTATAACGCGCAGATCACGATAGCCACCAGTGCTGGACAGTAG